In Synechococcus sp. HK05, a genomic segment contains:
- the groL gene encoding chaperonin GroEL (60 kDa chaperone family; promotes refolding of misfolded polypeptides especially under stressful conditions; forms two stacked rings of heptamers to form a barrel-shaped 14mer; ends can be capped by GroES; misfolded proteins enter the barrel where they are refolded when GroES binds) — protein sequence MAKRIIYNEQARRALEKGIDILAESVAVTLGPKGRNVVLEKKFGAPQIINDGVTIAKEIELEDHIENTGVALIRQAASKTNDAAGDGTTTATVLAHAMVKAGLRNVAAGANAITLKKGIDKAAEFLVEKIKEHAKPISDSNAIAQVGTISAGNDEEVGRMIADAMDKVGKEGVISLEEGKSMTTELEVTEGMRFDKGYISPYFATDTERMEAVLEDPYILLTDKKIGLVQDLVPVLEQIARTGKPLLIIAEDIEKEALATLVVNRLRGVLNVAAVKAPGFGDRRKAMLEDIAVLTNGQLITEDAGLKLENAKLEMLGTARRITINKDTTTIVAEGNEVAVKARCEQIRKQMDETDSSYDKEKLQERLAKLSGGVAVVKVGAATETEMKDKKLRLEDAINATKAAVEEGIVPGGGTTLAHLAPALEQWAASNLSGEELIGATIVASALTAPLKRIAENAGVNGSVVAEHVKNKPFSEGYNAATGEYVDMLAAGIVDPAKVTRSGLQNAASIAGMVLTTECIVADLPEKKEAAPAGGGMGGDFDY from the coding sequence ATGGCTAAGCGCATCATTTACAACGAGCAGGCCCGCCGCGCCCTCGAAAAAGGCATCGACATCCTGGCCGAATCCGTGGCCGTGACCCTGGGTCCCAAGGGCCGCAACGTGGTGCTGGAGAAGAAGTTCGGCGCTCCTCAGATCATCAACGACGGCGTCACCATCGCCAAGGAGATCGAGCTCGAGGATCACATCGAGAACACCGGTGTGGCCCTGATCCGTCAGGCCGCCTCCAAGACCAACGACGCTGCTGGTGACGGCACCACCACCGCCACCGTTCTGGCGCACGCCATGGTGAAGGCCGGTCTGCGCAACGTGGCCGCCGGCGCCAACGCCATCACCCTGAAGAAGGGCATCGACAAGGCTGCCGAGTTTCTGGTTGAGAAGATCAAGGAGCACGCCAAGCCGATCAGCGACTCCAACGCCATCGCTCAGGTGGGCACCATCTCCGCCGGCAACGACGAAGAGGTGGGCCGCATGATCGCCGACGCCATGGACAAGGTCGGCAAAGAGGGTGTGATCTCCCTCGAGGAAGGCAAGTCGATGACCACCGAACTGGAGGTCACCGAGGGCATGCGCTTCGACAAGGGCTACATCTCGCCCTACTTCGCCACCGACACCGAGCGCATGGAAGCGGTGCTCGAGGACCCCTACATCCTCCTCACCGACAAGAAAATCGGCCTGGTGCAGGATCTGGTGCCCGTGCTCGAGCAGATCGCTCGCACCGGCAAGCCTCTGCTGATCATCGCCGAGGACATTGAGAAGGAAGCCCTCGCCACTCTGGTGGTGAACCGCCTGCGCGGCGTGCTCAACGTGGCTGCTGTGAAGGCCCCTGGCTTCGGCGATCGCCGTAAGGCCATGCTCGAGGACATCGCCGTTCTCACCAACGGTCAGCTGATCACCGAAGACGCCGGCCTCAAGCTGGAGAACGCCAAGCTGGAGATGCTGGGCACCGCCCGCCGCATCACCATCAACAAGGACACCACCACCATCGTGGCCGAAGGCAACGAGGTGGCTGTGAAGGCCCGCTGCGAGCAGATCCGCAAGCAGATGGACGAAACCGACTCCTCCTATGACAAGGAGAAGCTGCAGGAGCGTCTGGCCAAGTTGAGCGGCGGTGTGGCTGTGGTCAAGGTGGGCGCTGCCACCGAAACCGAGATGAAGGACAAGAAGCTGCGCCTGGAAGACGCCATCAACGCCACCAAGGCGGCCGTTGAAGAGGGCATCGTTCCTGGCGGTGGCACCACCCTGGCCCACCTGGCACCTGCTCTCGAGCAGTGGGCAGCCTCCAACCTCTCCGGCGAAGAGCTGATCGGCGCCACCATCGTGGCTTCCGCCCTCACCGCTCCTCTCAAGCGCATCGCTGAGAACGCTGGTGTGAACGGCTCTGTGGTAGCCGAGCACGTGAAGAACAAGCCCTTCTCCGAGGGCTACAACGCTGCTACCGGCGAGTACGTCGACATGCTGGCCGCCGGCATCGTGGACCCCGCCAAGGTGACCCGTTCCGGTCTGCAGAACGCTGCTTCGATCGCCGGCATGGTGCTCACCACCGAGTGCATCGTGGCTGATCTGCCCGAGAAGAAGGAAGCAGCTCCTGCCGGCGGCGGCATGGGCGGCGACTTCGACTACTGA
- a CDS encoding DUF2811 domain-containing protein yields the protein MDSAATVSMRAEVPEPLLQSMQGFIEAHPNWDQYRLFQAALAGFLVQNGVQTREITRCYLANLFPQQRRFSDPIA from the coding sequence ATGGACAGTGCCGCCACGGTGAGCATGCGCGCTGAGGTGCCTGAGCCCCTGCTGCAGTCGATGCAAGGGTTTATTGAGGCCCATCCCAACTGGGATCAGTACCGCCTGTTCCAAGCGGCTCTGGCCGGTTTTCTTGTGCAGAACGGCGTGCAGACCCGCGAGATCACTCGCTGCTATCTGGCCAACCTCTTCCCTCAGCAGCGCCGCTTCAGCGACCCGATCGCCTGA
- the groES gene encoding co-chaperone GroES: MAAVSLSVSTVKPLGDRIFIKVSESEEKTAGGILLPDTAKEKPQVGEVVQVGPGKRNDDGSRQAPEVSVGDKVLYSKYAGTDIKLGADEYVLLSEKDILAVVN, from the coding sequence ATGGCTGCTGTTTCTCTCAGCGTTTCCACCGTTAAGCCCCTCGGCGACCGCATCTTCATCAAGGTGTCGGAGTCTGAGGAGAAAACCGCCGGCGGCATCCTTCTGCCTGACACCGCCAAGGAAAAGCCCCAGGTGGGCGAAGTGGTGCAGGTGGGCCCCGGTAAGCGCAACGACGACGGTTCCCGTCAGGCCCCCGAAGTGAGCGTGGGCGACAAGGTGCTTTACAGCAAGTACGCCGGCACCGACATCAAGCTCGGCGCCGATGAGTACGTGCTCCTGTCCGAGAAGGACATCCTGGCCGTCGTCAACTGA
- the secG gene encoding preprotein translocase subunit SecG yields the protein MLQTVFTWIWLASGVLLMISVLLHSPKGDGMGGLASSGSSMFSSARSAEATLNRITWTLLAVFLGLATALSAGWFKL from the coding sequence ATGCTTCAAACCGTTTTCACCTGGATCTGGCTGGCCAGCGGCGTGCTGCTGATGATCAGCGTGTTGCTGCACAGCCCCAAGGGCGATGGCATGGGCGGGCTCGCCTCCAGTGGCAGCTCGATGTTCAGCAGTGCCCGCAGCGCTGAAGCCACCCTCAACCGCATCACCTGGACGTTGCTGGCCGTGTTCCTGGGTCTGGCCACGGCCCTGAGTGCTGGCTGGTTCAAGCTCTGA
- the msrB gene encoding peptide-methionine (R)-S-oxide reductase MsrB has translation MPRRSFLASLTALFSPMLGATAAEAASAATDPKWTLSDAEWKRRLSPAAYQVLRQEGTERPFSSPLNNEKRAGTFHCAGCDLALFSSKAKYDSGTGWPSFWQPLPKAIGTKVDFKLIVPRTEYHCSRCGGHQGHVFGDGPKPTGKRYCNNGVALTFKPNA, from the coding sequence ATGCCCCGGCGCAGCTTTCTGGCGAGCCTCACGGCTCTGTTCAGCCCGATGCTCGGTGCCACTGCAGCTGAAGCGGCCTCAGCGGCGACTGACCCCAAGTGGACCCTCAGCGACGCCGAATGGAAACGGCGCCTGAGCCCTGCGGCGTATCAGGTGCTCCGCCAGGAAGGCACCGAGCGGCCCTTCAGCAGCCCCCTCAACAACGAGAAGCGGGCCGGCACCTTTCATTGCGCCGGCTGCGATCTTGCCCTGTTCAGCTCCAAAGCCAAATACGACAGCGGCACCGGCTGGCCAAGCTTCTGGCAGCCCCTGCCCAAGGCGATCGGCACCAAGGTCGACTTCAAGCTGATCGTGCCGCGCACCGAATACCACTGCAGCCGCTGCGGCGGCCACCAAGGGCACGTGTTCGGCGATGGCCCCAAACCCACCGGCAAGCGCTACTGCAACAACGGCGTAGCGCTCACCTTCAAGCCCAACGCTTGA
- a CDS encoding NAD(P)-dependent oxidoreductase, giving the protein MTIALLGTGLLGSAIATRLLACGERLTVWNRNPERGQPLVALGAQWASSAAEAAAEAEWLITVLNDGPTTQAVLIDQVGAALQGRRVLQMGTIGPAESQQLADAVAGLGGAYLEAPVLGSRPEALEGRLQLMAGGPAELMEEALPLLRQLSQEPVHLGPVGTAMTTKLALNQLIASLTHAFSLSLHLVQQGGVAVEPFMALLRSSALYAPTFDKKLQRELSGDYGNPNFPTAHLRKDLDLFISAAQQAGLNSEGLSGLAALLQRSSAAGLDGLDYCALHQLTAGQTAAARPE; this is encoded by the coding sequence ATGACCATCGCTCTGCTCGGAACAGGCCTGCTCGGCAGTGCCATCGCCACCCGGCTGCTCGCCTGCGGTGAACGGCTCACGGTGTGGAACCGCAACCCCGAGCGCGGCCAGCCCCTAGTGGCGCTCGGGGCCCAATGGGCCAGCAGTGCTGCCGAGGCCGCTGCCGAGGCTGAGTGGCTGATCACCGTGCTCAACGACGGCCCCACCACCCAGGCCGTGCTGATCGATCAGGTGGGAGCGGCGCTGCAGGGCCGCCGCGTGCTGCAGATGGGCACCATCGGGCCGGCCGAAAGCCAGCAGCTGGCAGATGCCGTGGCGGGGCTGGGGGGCGCCTATCTGGAGGCACCCGTGCTGGGGAGCCGGCCTGAAGCCCTCGAAGGCCGGCTACAGCTGATGGCTGGTGGCCCGGCCGAGCTGATGGAGGAAGCCCTCCCGCTACTCCGCCAACTGAGTCAAGAGCCTGTGCACCTTGGACCGGTGGGCACGGCGATGACCACCAAGCTGGCCCTCAACCAACTGATCGCCAGCCTCACCCACGCCTTCAGCCTCTCGCTGCACCTGGTGCAGCAGGGCGGTGTGGCGGTGGAACCGTTCATGGCGCTGCTGCGCAGCAGCGCCCTCTATGCCCCCACCTTCGACAAAAAGCTCCAGCGCGAACTCAGCGGCGACTACGGCAACCCCAATTTCCCCACGGCCCACCTCCGCAAAGACCTGGATCTCTTCATCAGCGCGGCCCAACAGGCTGGGCTCAACAGCGAAGGGCTGTCTGGGCTGGCAGCCCTGCTGCAGCGCTCCAGCGCCGCGGGCCTCGACGGGCTCGATTACTGCGCCCTGCACCAGCTCACGGCTGGCCAAACAGCTGCTGCAAGGCCTGAGTGA
- the pyrR gene encoding bifunctional pyr operon transcriptional regulator/uracil phosphoribosyltransferase PyrR: MSADRMEILSADELGRTLNRLASQVLESVADSHQVVLLGIPTRGVALAEVLAQRLEALCGHPIDCGSLDPTFHRDDLDRIGTRLATPTQLPADLEGRDVVLVDDVIFTGRTVRAALEALQAWGRPRRVRLLVMVDRGHRELPIQPDFCGRVVPTSRQELIALCLQSIDQEEGVFLVKEAG, encoded by the coding sequence ATGTCAGCCGATCGCATGGAGATCCTCTCGGCCGACGAGCTGGGACGGACCCTCAATCGCCTTGCTTCCCAGGTGTTGGAGAGCGTGGCTGACAGCCATCAAGTGGTGTTGTTGGGCATTCCCACCCGCGGTGTGGCCCTGGCCGAGGTGTTAGCCCAACGCCTGGAGGCGCTGTGCGGGCATCCGATCGACTGCGGCAGCCTCGATCCCACGTTTCACCGGGATGATCTCGATCGCATCGGCACCCGTTTGGCCACCCCAACCCAGCTACCTGCTGATCTGGAGGGGCGCGATGTGGTCTTGGTCGACGATGTGATCTTTACCGGTCGCACCGTGCGCGCTGCCCTCGAGGCCCTGCAGGCCTGGGGTAGGCCTCGCCGGGTGCGGTTGTTGGTGATGGTGGACCGCGGCCATCGGGAGCTGCCGATCCAGCCGGACTTCTGCGGCCGGGTCGTGCCCACCAGTCGGCAGGAGTTGATTGCGCTCTGCTTGCAGTCGATCGATCAGGAAGAAGGTGTGTTCCTGGTCAAAGAGGCCGGTTGA
- a CDS encoding DNA-directed RNA polymerase subunit omega, producing the protein MYLGVNVSPKELAQRAESLVRFSSNRYLTTVRIAFRAKQRRFDDFDGLLEDSMVKPVQRAIIELSDEQDQPDLLPG; encoded by the coding sequence ATGTATCTCGGCGTCAACGTCAGCCCCAAAGAGCTCGCGCAGCGCGCCGAGAGCCTGGTTCGCTTCTCCAGCAACCGCTACCTCACCACCGTTCGCATTGCCTTCCGCGCCAAGCAACGCCGCTTCGATGACTTCGACGGCCTGCTGGAAGACTCGATGGTGAAGCCTGTGCAGCGCGCCATCATCGAGCTCAGCGATGAGCAGGATCAGCCTGACCTGCTGCCTGGCTGA
- a CDS encoding DUF1818 family protein, producing the protein MIQREGEGWRLAWDGSRQPFSVLIAGEGWAAELSEFEASALRDAVAELVAQHQGLMDQLMEEEAIELELERDPWWLALEGDRQSWSLRVVLTPALGQRALEGSWSAAAARPFTQALQQLFGQP; encoded by the coding sequence GTGATCCAACGCGAAGGAGAGGGTTGGCGGTTGGCCTGGGATGGCAGCCGTCAGCCCTTTTCTGTGTTGATCGCTGGTGAAGGCTGGGCCGCTGAGCTCAGCGAGTTCGAAGCATCGGCCCTGCGGGATGCTGTGGCAGAGCTGGTGGCCCAGCACCAGGGGCTGATGGATCAGCTGATGGAGGAGGAGGCGATCGAGCTGGAGCTCGAGCGCGATCCCTGGTGGTTGGCGCTCGAGGGCGATCGCCAAAGCTGGTCGCTGCGGGTGGTGCTCACACCCGCACTGGGGCAGCGGGCGCTGGAGGGGAGTTGGTCTGCCGCGGCGGCTCGGCCGTTCACTCAGGCCTTGCAGCAGCTGTTTGGCCAGCCGTGA
- the gpmI gene encoding 2,3-bisphosphoglycerate-independent phosphoglycerate mutase, whose translation MLCILDGWGYRHDDAHNAIRAADTPVMDALWHAYPHTLIEASGADVGLPDDQMGNSEVGHLTIGAGRVIRQELVRISQAVRDGSINDNPELNALADRLVANGNTLHLIGLCSDGGVHSHLDHLGGLLLWAAGRGLQNVCIHVITDGRDTPTQSAPGYLRTIEAQMAKAGVGSISTVCGRYWAMDRDNRWDRTEKAYRLLCNDGPADAASAQDALESAYASGTTDEFIEPTRLAPGCIAPGDGVVCFNFRPDRVRQIIRALVLPEFNDFERELIDDLSVVTFTQYEAGLPVAVAFPPESLDGLLGQVVSEAGLRQFRTAETEKYPHVTYFMNGGIEQPYPGEDRHLVPSPRVATYDQAPAMSAEQLTDHCIAAINKGIYALVVINYANPDMVGHTGEMNATIDAIHTVDQSVGRLLEATNRMGGTLLVTADHGNAELMEGPDGRPWTAHTTNPVPVILVEGEQRKLPGHGNAVELRSGGGLADIAPTLLEILGLPQPSRMTGSSLVVPVGSTAVPSRIPQTLGV comes from the coding sequence GTGTTGTGCATCCTCGATGGATGGGGCTACCGCCACGACGACGCCCACAACGCCATCCGTGCCGCAGACACACCGGTGATGGATGCCCTATGGCATGCCTATCCCCACACCCTGATCGAGGCCAGTGGCGCCGATGTGGGCCTGCCCGACGACCAGATGGGCAACTCAGAGGTGGGGCACCTCACCATCGGCGCCGGCCGTGTGATCCGCCAGGAGCTGGTGCGGATCAGCCAGGCCGTGCGCGACGGCAGCATCAACGACAACCCTGAACTCAATGCCCTGGCTGACCGGCTGGTGGCCAACGGCAACACGCTGCACCTGATCGGGCTCTGCTCTGACGGCGGCGTGCACAGCCATCTCGATCATCTGGGCGGTTTGTTGCTCTGGGCTGCGGGCCGCGGCCTGCAGAACGTGTGCATCCACGTGATCACCGACGGTCGCGATACACCCACCCAGAGTGCACCCGGCTATCTGCGCACGATCGAGGCCCAAATGGCCAAGGCCGGCGTGGGCTCCATCAGCACGGTCTGTGGCCGCTACTGGGCCATGGATCGCGACAACCGCTGGGATCGCACTGAAAAGGCCTACCGCCTGCTCTGCAACGACGGGCCGGCGGACGCCGCATCCGCCCAAGACGCGCTGGAGAGCGCCTACGCCAGCGGCACCACCGATGAGTTCATTGAACCCACGCGTCTGGCCCCAGGCTGCATCGCCCCGGGCGATGGTGTGGTGTGCTTCAACTTCCGGCCGGATCGGGTGCGGCAGATCATCCGGGCCCTGGTGTTGCCTGAGTTCAACGACTTTGAGCGCGAGCTGATCGACGATCTTTCCGTCGTCACCTTCACGCAATACGAAGCAGGCTTGCCCGTGGCGGTGGCCTTCCCGCCGGAATCGCTGGATGGCCTGCTGGGCCAGGTGGTGTCAGAGGCCGGTTTACGCCAGTTCCGCACGGCCGAAACGGAGAAATATCCCCACGTCACCTATTTCATGAACGGTGGCATCGAGCAGCCCTACCCCGGCGAAGACCGCCATCTGGTGCCCTCCCCACGCGTGGCCACCTACGACCAGGCACCGGCCATGTCGGCCGAGCAGCTCACCGACCACTGCATTGCCGCGATCAACAAAGGCATCTACGCGCTGGTGGTGATCAACTACGCCAACCCCGACATGGTGGGGCACACCGGCGAAATGAACGCCACGATCGATGCCATTCACACGGTGGATCAGAGCGTGGGTCGCCTGCTGGAAGCCACGAACCGGATGGGTGGCACCTTGCTGGTCACCGCCGATCACGGCAATGCCGAACTGATGGAAGGCCCGGATGGTCGTCCCTGGACTGCCCACACCACCAATCCGGTGCCGGTGATCCTGGTGGAAGGTGAGCAGCGCAAGCTGCCTGGCCACGGCAACGCCGTCGAGCTCCGCAGCGGCGGCGGTCTGGCGGATATCGCCCCCACCCTGTTGGAGATCCTCGGTCTGCCGCAGCCCTCACGCATGACCGGCAGCTCCCTGGTTGTCCCCGTGGGGAGCACCGCCGTGCCCAGCCGCATCCCCCAGACCCTGGGGGTCTGA
- a CDS encoding ammonium transporter yields the protein MLIAALTVPALQLLLGAFLPAQAAEATLDSSDNTLLLISAAMVLLMTPGLAFFYGGFVQGRNVLNTMAMSFVMMGIATLVWASFGFSLAFADGGAAQAVVGNPFTFALLERLPEVWDGLAVPGLTFALFQGMFAIITPALISGALVERISFRFWCLFTPIWLLLVYSPLAHMVWGGGFLGKDLDFAGGTVVHISSGVTALVLAGLIGARRQWPKAIRPPHDVTQILLGTGLLWFGWFGFNGGSQLAVGGAEIPFTTTHVAAAAGLVAWSVVETCRRDGKPTAVGMATGAVAGLVGITPAAGFVSIGSAMAIGAITAVLCYVSVQVKVKLRFDDSLDTYAVHGVGGTAGALLTGVFANAELISSHPAGQVLAEQGRGALVLGQLQAVLVAYGLAAIGTFLIAGVLRGLGVPFRVKEDAENLGVDVAEHGEEAYAERVGSPQLF from the coding sequence TTGCTGATCGCTGCTCTCACTGTTCCAGCGCTTCAGCTCTTGCTGGGTGCCTTCCTTCCGGCCCAGGCTGCAGAGGCCACGCTGGATAGCTCCGACAACACCCTGCTCCTGATCTCGGCAGCGATGGTGTTGTTGATGACCCCTGGTCTGGCCTTCTTCTACGGCGGCTTTGTTCAGGGGCGCAACGTGCTCAACACGATGGCGATGAGCTTCGTGATGATGGGCATCGCCACCTTGGTGTGGGCGAGTTTTGGTTTCAGCTTGGCCTTCGCTGATGGCGGCGCCGCCCAGGCTGTGGTGGGAAACCCCTTCACCTTTGCTCTGCTTGAGCGTCTGCCGGAGGTCTGGGATGGCTTGGCCGTTCCCGGCCTCACCTTTGCCCTGTTCCAGGGCATGTTCGCGATCATCACGCCGGCTCTGATTTCAGGCGCCCTGGTGGAGCGCATCAGCTTCCGCTTCTGGTGCCTGTTCACGCCGATCTGGCTGCTCCTGGTTTATTCCCCGTTGGCCCATATGGTCTGGGGCGGCGGCTTCCTCGGTAAGGATCTCGACTTCGCCGGTGGCACCGTGGTGCACATCAGCTCCGGTGTCACGGCATTGGTGCTGGCTGGTCTGATTGGCGCCCGGCGCCAGTGGCCCAAGGCCATCCGTCCTCCCCATGACGTGACCCAGATCCTGCTGGGCACCGGACTGCTCTGGTTTGGTTGGTTCGGCTTCAACGGCGGTAGCCAGCTGGCCGTTGGCGGTGCTGAGATTCCATTCACCACCACCCATGTCGCTGCAGCGGCAGGTCTGGTGGCCTGGTCGGTGGTGGAAACCTGCCGCCGCGATGGCAAGCCCACCGCTGTAGGAATGGCCACCGGCGCCGTGGCCGGTCTGGTGGGCATCACGCCGGCGGCTGGTTTTGTCAGCATTGGATCAGCCATGGCGATCGGTGCGATCACCGCGGTTCTCTGCTACGTGTCGGTGCAGGTGAAGGTGAAGCTTCGCTTTGACGATTCTCTCGACACCTACGCAGTCCATGGTGTGGGCGGCACCGCCGGTGCCCTGCTGACGGGTGTCTTTGCCAACGCTGAGCTCATCTCCTCGCACCCCGCCGGTCAGGTTCTGGCCGAACAGGGCCGTGGGGCCTTGGTTCTGGGTCAGCTGCAGGCCGTGCTGGTGGCCTACGGCCTGGCTGCGATCGGTACCTTCTTGATCGCTGGCGTCTTGCGCGGCCTCGGTGTTCCGTTCCGGGTGAAGGAAGACGCTGAGAACCTTGGTGTGGATGTCGCCGAACATGGCGAAGAGGCTTACGCGGAGCGGGTTGGCTCCCCGCAGCTGTTCTGA
- a CDS encoding EVE domain-containing protein, which translates to MAFWLMKSEPDVYGIEHLQREGTTLWDGIRNYQARNFMRAMQIGDRAFFYHSNAKPPGIVGLMEVIETGLIDPSQFDPTNKYFDPKSSPDKPRWDCVRLRYVGTFGELLSLDALREQFSVEELPVVRNGNRLSILPVPEASAQRLFELLGPL; encoded by the coding sequence ATGGCCTTCTGGCTGATGAAAAGCGAACCCGATGTGTACGGGATCGAGCATCTGCAGCGAGAAGGCACAACCCTCTGGGATGGAATTCGCAATTATCAAGCGCGGAATTTCATGCGGGCGATGCAAATCGGAGACCGCGCTTTTTTCTATCACTCCAATGCCAAACCACCCGGCATCGTGGGGCTGATGGAGGTGATCGAAACCGGGCTGATCGATCCCAGCCAGTTTGATCCCACCAACAAATACTTCGATCCCAAATCCAGCCCAGACAAGCCCCGTTGGGATTGCGTGCGGCTGCGCTACGTGGGCACCTTCGGCGAGCTGCTCAGCCTCGATGCCCTGCGGGAGCAGTTCAGCGTGGAAGAGCTGCCGGTGGTGCGCAACGGCAATCGTCTCTCGATCCTGCCGGTGCCGGAGGCCAGCGCTCAACGCTTGTTTGAACTGCTGGGGCCTCTGTGA
- a CDS encoding ferredoxin-thioredoxin reductase variable chain → MQAGDQVKVSQSVVVFHHPEHRGQAFDLKGQQGEVFQVLTDYKGRTISPTMPVIVAFGRFRAHFRSDELEPVA, encoded by the coding sequence ATGCAGGCAGGAGATCAGGTCAAGGTGAGCCAGAGCGTGGTGGTCTTTCACCATCCCGAGCATCGCGGCCAGGCCTTCGATCTCAAGGGCCAACAGGGTGAAGTGTTCCAGGTGCTTACCGATTACAAGGGCCGCACCATCAGCCCCACCATGCCGGTGATCGTGGCCTTCGGCCGCTTCCGGGCCCATTTCCGCAGCGATGAGCTGGAGCCGGTGGCCTGA
- a CDS encoding Hsp70 family protein, which yields MAGTLAIDLGSTTTVVAFQGSGEAPPELLELAPISTSDPAVVPSLIWLKEASSSQALIGRQVIEAGLLEQGGTGLHRDFKRRIGAGTPGPSTEAEPRSGWLSPEQSGQLLLEQIWQRLPENLQPERLVLTAPIESYRGYRQWLLEASSRLAVPEIALVDEPTAAAIGAGLPPGSRVLVVDVGGGTTDLSLVALEGGEGKAAPIAQLLRFGGRDLTSSRQSLRTARVLGKAGLALGGRDLDRWIAADQLERRPDLAALDPASPSLLQGCERLKCQLSDAEEALTLWSPGPGVAPIELRLNRRELEQLLRQRQLLTLFDELLEQVLAAARGCGVQMDDIDAVLPVGGSSRLPLIRSWLQERLPQVPLRADRPVEAIALGALRLTPGVVVKDVLQRGVSLRCWDQRSREHRWHPLFLPGQPWPSEQPLTLRLACSRNAQADLELVLGEPIAEERSEVVFVNGLPVLRRQSAGTAAVQAWSEQPAAIPLTPAGEPGSDRLELRFAINTRGELVVNGRDLASDQPLPQRCLGRVR from the coding sequence GTGGCCGGCACCCTCGCCATCGACCTGGGCAGCACCACCACCGTGGTGGCCTTCCAAGGCAGTGGTGAGGCGCCTCCCGAGCTCCTCGAGCTCGCGCCGATCAGCACCAGCGATCCGGCCGTGGTGCCCAGCTTGATCTGGCTGAAGGAGGCGTCATCCAGCCAAGCGTTGATCGGCCGGCAGGTGATCGAAGCCGGCCTGCTTGAGCAGGGGGGCACCGGGCTCCACCGCGACTTCAAACGGCGCATCGGCGCCGGCACCCCAGGGCCCAGCACCGAGGCAGAGCCCCGCAGCGGCTGGCTCAGCCCAGAGCAGAGCGGCCAACTGCTGCTGGAGCAGATCTGGCAGCGGCTGCCGGAGAATCTGCAGCCTGAACGCCTGGTGCTCACAGCACCGATCGAGAGCTACCGGGGATATCGCCAATGGCTGCTCGAGGCCTCCAGCCGGCTGGCGGTGCCGGAGATCGCCCTGGTGGATGAACCCACAGCGGCGGCGATCGGTGCGGGGCTGCCGCCTGGCAGTCGGGTGTTGGTGGTGGATGTGGGCGGCGGTACGACCGACCTCTCGCTGGTGGCGCTGGAGGGAGGCGAGGGCAAAGCGGCCCCGATCGCCCAGCTGCTGCGCTTCGGCGGCCGCGACCTCACCAGCAGCCGTCAGAGCCTGCGCACCGCTCGCGTGCTCGGCAAAGCCGGCCTGGCTCTGGGCGGCCGCGATCTTGATCGCTGGATTGCCGCCGACCAGCTGGAGCGCCGCCCCGACCTGGCTGCGCTGGATCCCGCCAGCCCCTCGCTGCTGCAGGGCTGCGAACGCTTGAAGTGCCAGCTCAGCGATGCCGAAGAGGCCCTAACCCTCTGGAGCCCTGGCCCGGGCGTGGCACCAATCGAACTGCGCCTCAACCGCCGCGAGCTCGAGCAGCTGCTGCGGCAGCGGCAGCTGCTCACCCTGTTCGATGAGCTGCTGGAGCAGGTGTTGGCTGCTGCGCGGGGCTGTGGGGTGCAGATGGACGACATTGATGCCGTACTACCGGTGGGAGGCAGCAGCCGCCTGCCGCTGATCCGAAGCTGGCTGCAGGAGCGCCTACCCCAGGTGCCGCTGCGGGCGGATCGTCCGGTGGAAGCCATCGCCCTCGGGGCCCTGCGGCTCACGCCGGGGGTCGTCGTTAAAGACGTGCTGCAACGCGGGGTATCGCTGCGCTGCTGGGACCAGCGCAGCCGCGAACACCGCTGGCATCCCCTCTTCCTGCCGGGGCAGCCCTGGCCGAGCGAACAACCGCTAACGCTGCGCCTGGCCTGCAGCCGCAACGCCCAAGCAGATCTGGAACTGGTGCTCGGGGAACCCATCGCCGAAGAGCGCAGCGAGGTGGTGTTTGTGAATGGGCTTCCGGTGCTGCGGCGCCAGAGCGCCGGCACTGCAGCGGTGCAGGCTTGGAGCGAACAGCCCGCAGCGATTCCGCTCACTCCCGCCGGAGAGCCCGGCAGCGACCGACTGGAGCTTCGGTTTGCCATCAACACCCGCGGGGAGTTGGTGGTGAATGGACGGGATCTGGCCAGCGATCAGCCCTTGCCGCAACGCTGCCTGGGACGCGTGCGCTGA